The Oncorhynchus nerka isolate Pitt River linkage group LG11, Oner_Uvic_2.0, whole genome shotgun sequence genome includes the window AACAACATAGATACCTAGAAAGGAATTCCGTAAACAACATAGACACCTAGAGAGTAATGCCGTAAACAACATAGACACCTAGAGAGGAATGCCGTAAACAACATAGACACCTAGAAAGGAATGCCGTAAACAACATAGACACCTAGAGAGGAATGCCGTAAACAACATAGACACCTAGAAAGGAATGCCGTAAACAACATAGACACCTAGAGAGGAATGCCGTAAACAACATAGACACCTAGAGAGTAATGCCGTAAACAACATAGACACCTAGAAAGGAATGCCGTAAACAACATAGACACCTAGAAAGGAATGCCGTAAACAACATAGACACCTAGAAAGGAATGCCGCAAACAACATAGACACCTAGAGAGGAATGCCGTAAACAACATAGACACCTAGAAAGCAGAACCTTCTTGCAACATAACTGTTTTTCTTATTTTGGTAACACTTTTCATTACTTCTTCTCGCCCAGTGTTCTCTTATACAGCTGTAGTAACACTGTAATTACTCTAGTAACGTGGTAACATGTTGTTAGATTGTTTCTAGTTTTTTGGTCAAACAGCATACATctggttctatggtgtaatgttGATCACGTTGTGGAACTCCTCATAAAGAGGCAGTTGAAACTGAATGATAGTATTTCCAGATATTGTTATTGTTGTTCTGGGTGTAAGAAATAAAAGGCTTGTTGAGATACATGCAGTTTCAATAAAAGGCACACACTACTCCCAGGATCACATGACGTTGGTCACAAAGAGACAAAAACACCTGCCACTGTCTAAACCAGGGCTGTTCAATGTCGGCCCTGGAGGGCTGAAACACTTCTAGTTTGTATCCTCTCCTTCAATTAAGGGACTCattcagacctgggacaccaggtgagtgcaaTTAACTAGCAGAAACAAAAAACAGAACTATTTAGGCCCTGCAGAACTGGAATGGAACAGCCCTGGTCTAAACTGTACCTGCTTTTCACACCACAGAAAGTATAAACACAGCCTATGTGTAGTGCTAATTGAACTAGAACTTCTGGGGTTGAATAGTCATAGCTTTTTTATATAATACTAGGTGGTATAACCCaaccacacatttgatcattctTAGAAGTGTGAATTAGCTTATGTAGAGGTAGTGGTATTTTCAGACATTGTTATTGTTGCGGGTGTGAACTATTTATTTATTgaattttattgaacctttatttaactaggcaagtcagttaagaacaaattcttatttacaatgacggcctaacgaAAGGCTAGAAGGCATGTTGCACTCCCGTGATGCTATTACGGGAGAATCTTGTATTTGGTTTTAGTATAATGGTTGATGAAAATAAGGATGTGTGGTTTTCTCCTACAAATACGGATATccatgtgtgtatctgtgtgggtGGTTGGGCAGGAGTCAGGGGGAGGTTGTTGTGTGTGATCTGTGATGTAATTATTCTGTGCCCAGGGATCATGATGAAGGGGACGGAGTCACAGTTTCAGTGGGTTATCCAAGCATGCGACAAAGATCTCACGTTAACTAGCAAACATTAGAAGCACAGGAAATTCAATGACTCGTGTGGTTCTGGATTGACAGAGCATCACATGCATCATGACATGTAAACTAAATCAAAGGGGTCATCAGGTGTAATAAGAGTTGTTATAATACTTTATTTCTTGTCATGAAAATCTTTATAATTCTCCGAAGATTTAGGTGACTATCCTCCAGACACAGTCGACTCACAAGTTCCTTTAAATCTACATGTTGAATGTATCACACTGTAATTTCATGTTTTCTAATGAAGGGGTGAATTTAGAGGCAGGTATCACATTTTTCAATTATTTTGTCCGATCGTATTTTCTCAGGGGATAATGCTGAGTAATGTGCCATAGTGTGTTGTGGCATCAGAGACACCAAGAGTTACAGACTGGATTGTGCAATAGTGAGTGACAAAAagtgacagggagagaaagcAATTCTGCCTACAAGGATTTTCTGTTATTCATTTGCTGGAACCtagcattaactctgaatgtacTACAGTACAGGAATGTCAGAGgaaaacatttctccaaaagttatctctctgtctacttTTGGTTACTAAAAGTTTTTCATCTATATTGTGTTTAATTATTTCAGATACTAGAAGAAAAAGAGTCACCAAAAAAGGTTTAAAATTGAAGAATTTAGAGAAGGTAGAGAATCTATCaacaatgtcctctctctctctctctctctctctctctctctctctctctctctctctctctctctctccctacactcttagaaaaaaaggtgctatctaggaCCTGAAATGTTTCTTCGGCTGTCCACATAGGAAAACcctctgaagaaccctttttggttataGGTAAAACCCTtctgggttccatgtaaaaccctttccacagagggttctacatggaacccaaaatagttctacctgttACCAAAAAGGGTTGTACCTACCTCATGCCATGGCAGGAGGTAGTGACAAGCTAGCCAGGCACCTGTAACCCTGGAAACTGGTCTAACCTGCTCCCGTTCCAACCGCAGGTGAACAACCGGGGAGTGATTGTGCTTGTTCCCTTTCCAGAGAGAACTCTTACCAAATACCTGCTTCAAACCTGATGACTTTCTAAATTATACCAATAGTAAACATTTAATTTCCACAGATTAATGTGTTTGTAAAATAATATCTTGCATCCTAGAGTACAGTCCTTCAGAGTCAGCAGTTACCCTTCTCCACCACATGGTGTCTCCTTGAGTTGCAGTCTGTTAGAATTCAATTTAGGATGATGTACCAAGCTACCAATCAGCTCCCCTGTTGTGATTCAAACCTTATCCTGTAGGCATTCTGTCTGTGGGTAGCCTTCTCTAGGTGTTCCTGGAcacgtgtgtttgtattgtgATATGAGTCTAGGATTATAGCCAGTCTCCCCAGAGTTATCATAGACTAGTACAACGCTGCTACCAACTGTAAGGCAAATTAGTATTTTGCAGAAACTGAACTATGCATTTCTGATTCATTTTGAGTCACAAAGCTGCTCATACATATTTTGGTTGGGAAtattacagtaactacagtaacggGAGCCAACATATACAATATAATTATGTGGAACTTACGTGTAATCGTAGCTTCTGTTTTCATGATGAGGCTTGTATTATCGATGATGCTTGTCCTCACACATCTCTGAAGTAACTTCATTTTATTTCTAGATAAAAAAATTGACATCTTCTGTAAACAGAGATCATTTTTGTCTTTTTACTCCTCAGTTCCCCTTCGTATTAGGAAGTAACCACTAAGATTGTTGAATGTTTAGTTGACACTTTTTAAGTATTTTTGTAGTTTGCATTTAACACCACATTTAATGAGCTTTATACAACTTGCTGTAGGCAAAACAGCAATAGGGTCAACCTGAGATCAGGTGTAAACCAGATCCTCGTTGGACCatttccccagacagacagacagacagacagactgtctcccTCTGGCTGTACAACCATTATACACACCCATAAACAACTCTGGTTGCAATATCCCTGTTCTGATCTGATAAGGACATTCTGTATCTCAAAAAAAAGAAAGATATTTCATAAGGAATTTGGTCATTCAGGGACTTTCAGTGATGATTCAGTGATAATACGTTTTTGGCCTTCCAACAACCTGTAGTGGAGATCAGCCAAGTGAGACGGCATGTGTTGTTAGGTGTTGTTTTAACTATCTGGTGGGAGGTATAAGACAGCAGTGACCCCTGTCATGACCTATGACTCCAGTGATGACCCCTGTTAGTGAGACAAGTGCCTATAATGGACTATAAATCACATAGAGCTGGCCAGCCAACCCTAACAACTCTACCAGGACAGGACAGTTGTTTGTCTGATAGCCACCCTTCATCATTTTATTTACGTCCAGAGAACATCCATTACAACTTGAGTGAATACGCTAACAAACGAGGTAAAACGTTGATAGGGCTAGAGTTTTTCCTGTTCAGTTCACATGTTTTTTTCATGGTATAAGACTTAGAGAACTTAGTTGAACAAAACAGGCAGAGTAAGACACATGTTCAGTGCCAGGCCTGTTCTGAGCAGAGCGGTTTCTCCCAAGAGGTATAATGTATCTGTCTAACTGACTGAACAAAGCCTGTCATTGTGTGTCTTGACCTCATATGCAGAGACAGTGATTCAGTTACTGGAACTACCCGATTTAGCTGTGAAGCGAAAATATCAATGTTACCCTAAAATATTTGGTGTTATTTGAATGTAAACTGACTCCACTTTACAATCTTCTTAGCAGTATAAAGAACGGTAGAATATGTTTATcccactctccttctctttccccctttctccctAACTGACTAAAGTCTTATCCAGGGCGTTCTGAGCCAAGGAGATCTGATATCATCTTTAGAGGGCTGTGCTCTGAGACACAGAGCGCCTTCTATCCAGACCAAACCTGAGAGACCCAGGGATAGGGAGTGACTACTGCAGCCCAACCCCAGCCCAGAGGAcacaggaacagagacagacaacagCCCAGTGCCAGGGGACAAGGGGAGACTACAACAGCTCTGCACAAGGGACAGACCACAGCCCAAGATCACATCACCAAGAACAGAGAAAGACGACAGCCACAGACCAGGACCAGAGCAcccagggacagggagagactagTTCCAGAGATGGCCTCGGCCGGCCTGGAGATCCTGGGTATGATCCTTTGTGTGTCAGGCTGGCTAGGGGTCATGGTAGCCTGTGGCCTGCCAATGTGGAGAGTAGCCGCCTACATTGGCCAGAACATTGTCATATCTCAAGTGATCTGGGAGGGCCTGTGGATGAACTGTTCTGTCCAGAGCACGGGCCAGATGCACTGCAAGGTCCACGACTCCATGCTTGGACTCCCTGTGGACCTACAGGCGGCCCGAGCCCTGGTCATCGTCTCTATGGTGCTGTGTATCATGGGCATCGGCCTGTCTGTAGCCGGGGCCAAGTGCACCAACTGCAGCTCGGACACGGGCAGCAAGCCTCGCATGTTGCTGGGAGCCGGGGTGACCTTCATCATGGCGGGGCTGTTGCTGCTGACGGCTGTATCGTGGACGGCTAACACCATCGTCTTGGATTTCTACGAcccgatgctggaggaaacggggaAGAGGGAGTTTGGGAACTCACTGTATTTTGGATGGACTGCCTCCTGTCTGCTTCTCCTAGGGGGAGCTCTACTCTGCTGCTCCTGCCCCCCGAAAGCACCCCAGGGTGGGAACGGGGCTGGGTCTGGGCACCACAAGGTGGTGAACTACTCTGCGGTCAAGTCTCCCATGTCTGTCAATGGATATATGAGGAGGGACTATGTGTGAGAGAGTGTATGTTCAATGGCTTTAGTATAGAGACAGCCCCTTGAGACTGATGGGACTGATGGGATAACTACTGTTAGCGACCCCCCTTTCCTGATTGCACACTATAGGGGTAGTGCAGAACAAATGCAGCCATGTGGGATATTTGATTCAGATATAAAGTATAAATGATTGCCTATTAATGCAAGATTGTGTTTTACATATATGATTTCTGTAAAGCTAGAGACATGCATTTATAAAGTCAAATAAATTAGAGAAATATCTTATTCATGTTTTACCTGTTAAAAATGTGTACTAAATTCCAAATGAA containing:
- the LOC115137615 gene encoding claudin-4-like, translating into MASAGLEILGMILCVSGWLGVMVACGLPMWRVAAYIGQNIVISQVIWEGLWMNCSVQSTGQMHCKVHDSMLGLPVDLQAARALVIVSMVLCIMGIGLSVAGAKCTNCSSDTGSKPRMLLGAGVTFIMAGLLLLTAVSWTANTIVLDFYDPMLEETGKREFGNSLYFGWTASCLLLLGGALLCCSCPPKAPQGGNGAGSGHHKVVNYSAVKSPMSVNGYMRRDYV